The Helianthus annuus cultivar XRQ/B chromosome 11, HanXRQr2.0-SUNRISE, whole genome shotgun sequence region CTGAAACCGAACGGATTGGAATCCAAAAAATCCAAACTTTTCGGTTTAGTTTTAGTTTTACACAAAAACCGACCCGTAAATGATACTTTCCAACTGTTGTATTCACATCTTTCTATTTAAATTCAGGGTTGGACTCTTACAGTAGCCGGGATTACTATAGCTCTTTGCGCTGCACCATTCACTGCCTTCTTGAATTCAATCGCAATTGTTGTTTGGCCTACTTATGTAGCAGTCGCTATCTCAGAGACTGTTTGGAAGGTTTGTTTATCTATTTCCTTGAAGCTATTGATTCATTTCCTTAACTTCGTTTTGTAGGTGGTAACATATTCTATTCAAACTGATTTTAACCCATTTGGGTAAATTCGTTGATAAGGTATGCTGTTTATTGATCTCTCTTTGATTGGTCAGAGGATGCTTTTCAGTAATCAAAAGATCTTATTAATTGATATTTGCTTAAAATGTATTGTTTTGCAGGTGGTAACATATTATATTCAAACTGATAGTGTGGAATCTCAAAATGTTTCGACTTCTGGACCAGATATGAATAGGTTATCAAGCACATCTTCACTTCCTTCAGGTGATGATGATCTGCGAAACGGTATACAGTCAATGAAAGTTCAACGAGCTCATACTCCGCCCATTGATGCAGTTGCTCCTT contains the following coding sequences:
- the LOC110891296 gene encoding protein SCAR2-like isoform X1, which produces MLFIDLSLIGQRMLFSNQKILLIDICLKCIVLQVVTYYIQTDSVESQNVSTSGPDMNRLSSTSSLPSGDDDLRNGIQSMKVQRAHTPPIDAVAPYDKVKLRKVPERATPLFPKEEERHTFLEQIRAKSSNLKPTIKSRPIVIRGPMTNLRVAAILEKANVIRQVFGGSDDDEDDNDSWSDS